The Novosphingobium aromaticivorans DSM 12444 genome segment CCATTGCCGCGACCATCATCTGGAATTCGACGCGGCTTCCCGCCGCGAGTGCCCAGACGAGGATGCCCGGAACTGCCAGCAGGAACGTGCCGAACATCAGCTTGCCCATGATCGGCAGGCCCAGGAAATACCCGACGAGGCCCTCGCCCGCCGCAGGGGGCACATAAGCCATGAGGTTGGTGAACAGGAACCAGAACAAGGGTACGCAGACGAGCGCGGCGCCGTAGATCAGCCAATCCTTGCGTGGATCGGCGCCGGCGGGGCGCTCGCCATATCCATCGAGCCTGCCGCCATCGAACTGGAACAGCAGCCAGGAGAAGGTCATGCCAATGGCGGCGAGGCCGAATCCGGCCCACCAGCCAACGGATTCGGCGAGGATCGGGCAGAAGAACTGCGAGATCAGCGAACCGAGATTGATGCCCATGTAGAAAATGGTGAAGCCGGCATCGCGGCGCCTGTCGCCATCTGCATAGAGAGTTCCGACGATGGTGGAGATGTTGGGCTTGAAGAAGCCGTTGCCGACGGTCACCAGCGAAAGGCCGACGAGCAGGATAGTGATGTGGAGCGGCGAGCGCTCGCCGTCGGATTCGAAGCCGCCGGGCGCGATGCGCCGCGCCTCGGTGCCGTCGGTTGCCTTGAGCGAAACCGACTTGTCCTCGTTGCCGGCGATCTCGAGCCGCTGGCCGTTCATTTCGACCGATCGGACTTCGCCTGCATCGGTCTTGGTGACTGTCACCTCGTAGCGCTGACCCTCGATCGTGGCATAGGGTTTGGCCGCATCGCCGCCGAAGCAGAGCATGAAGTAGCCGACCGCCATCAGGATCGCGCCGAACTTCACTGATCGCTTCGAGCCGAGATAGCGGTCGGCGATGAGGCCGCCGATCAGCGGCGTGAGATAGACGAGCGCGGTGAAGCCACCGTAGATCCCCGTGCTGGTCGTGTCGTTGAACAGGAAATGCTTGGCGAGATAGAGCGTCAGGATCGCCCGCATCCCGTAGTAGCCGAAACGCTCCCACATCTCGGTGGTGAACAGACGTTTCAGTTGCGCGGGGTGGCCGAACCATTCGCCCGCCGGGTCGGGGCCCTCCGGGCGGTGCGGCGTGGGGGTCTGGTCTGCGGTCATTTCAATCTGGGCCATGCGGGCGTGCGATCTCGTCTGTTGTCCTTGTCTGCGCAGCTCCCGCGCAGGTGTTGCCGGCATTACTGGCACGTCTGGCCACGGCAAGAAACTAATTTCGTTGGCAACCATCGGCTGGTCAGGCTGCGGCTGCGGAAGCAACGCATGGGGGCGCCGTTGTATCGCGGGCTGTATTATGGCAATATAGCACCCATGAGCAGCTCAAGCCGCCCCGTCTACCTGCGCCTGCGTGACGAGATCGCTGCGGGCATCATCGACGGGCGCTATCCCGAAGGTGCTGTGCTGCCTTCGGTCCGGGCATTCGCTACCGAACAGGGCGCGAATCCGCTGACCGTCGCCAAGGCCTACCAGCAGTTTCAGGACGAGGGACTGGTGACCGTCCAGCGTGGCATCGGCATGTTCGTGGCGCCCGGTGCCGCGACCGCCCTTCTGGCGCGAGAGCGTCAAACCTTCCTTCGCGACGAGTGGCCGGAAATCGCCGGCCGGATCCGACGTCTGGGATTGTCGCTTGCAGACTTGGCGGAATTGGCCTGAAACGGTTCAAATTCAGGCAGATTCGACGATATCAACCGATTGTGTTGCGCTGTCATGCATGGCAGGATCACCGCTTGTGCTCGTACGGGGGTTCGGGCGCAGGGATCGTCAATAGGGGGGCGTCCACGAGGATGCCTGGCGGAGGGAAGCACATGATCAGGTCGGAGCTGTTGCAGGCGCTCGCAAAAGAGAGCCCGGGTATGCGCAGCGAGGAAATCGAGCGGGTCGTCGACGTGTTCTTCGACGAGATCGCAAAGCGGCTCGCAGAAGGCGGGCGTGTTGAACTGCGCGGCTTCGGCGCCTTCTCCACGCGCGAACGTGACGCGCGCAAGGGACGCAATCCCCGCACCGGCGAAACCGTCGAGGTTCCGGGCAAGAAAGTGCCCTACTTCAAGGCTGGCAAGGAAATGCGGCAGCGGCTGAACGCCGACTGACGCTTGCGGTGGGGACGGCGGTCACGTGTCGCCGGCCATCTTCTTGCGAACAACGCCACACGGGCGCCGCTGCGTGACGTTGCAGCGGCGCCCTTCGTGTGGCACTCGGGGCGCGCATGCGGACGTGGCGGAATGGTAGACGCCGGGGACTTAAAATCCCTTGAGCCTTGCTCGTGCGGGTTCGAGTCCCGCCGTCCGCACCAGCAGGCCCAAATGCTGCCCACACTTCGCAGGAGCGCGCGCTGGAAGAAGCGCGACCGGCGGGTGCACCGTGCTCAGTTCCCCGCTGTCCAGCCCGCGCGATACAGATGTTTCGCAAGGCGGGCGGTTTATTGCACGCCTCTCGAGGGGCGGATGACGGCTCGGTATCGCTGCCGGGGATCCAATGTGCCGGTATGGAAGTGGGCCTGCGCCCGTTCAGCGCAACAACTTGGGAAACAGGTCAAAAATTGGTTGCGGAGGCCTTCGTGGTAACCCGGTGGTAGGACTTCCGGCGTTATGGTCCAGCTTGACCGGATTGCTTTTCGTCCGGCGTCTTGGCTTGTTGCGAGGGGGACAGGGGCTTGGCCCACATCGACGACCAGTTGCCGCCCCAGGATGGGCCCGACAGCGCGGAACAGCGCACGGCACCGCGATTCACCTTGCTCATTCGCGCCGCCAAGCTGATCGTCGACGACGAGCGCGAGTTTCTCTGTGTCATCCGCGATGCTTCCATTTCGGGGCTGAAGATAAGGCTTTTCAATCCTTTGCCGGATCACAAGTCGTTGCGCATCGAGATGAGCAACGGCGACCGCTATGCCGTCGAGCAGGTCTGGGCCGATGGCGAGTATGCCGGCCTCCAGTTCCTCGATGAAGTCGGCATCGAACGATTGCTCGACGAAAGCCATGGCCCCTTTCCGAAGCGCCAGGTTCGCCTGCGTATCCGCCTCGACGCCGTCCTCCATTCCGGCGGCGAGGCGGTGCGCGTCGCGTTTCAGGACATTTCGCAGCAGGGCGCGGGCATCGAGTGCGACAAGTGGCTGCTGATGAACGAACTGGTGCGCGTGGAAACCGGGGTACTGCCGCCGATCTACGCGAAGGTGCGCTGGCGCAGCCACCCCCGTTACGGCCTGCTGTTCGAACAGACGTTCAAGCTGGACGAATTGGCACGCATTGCCGCGCCCTTGCAGACTGGCGACGCGCAGGTGGCAGGGCGGGCGGCAAATTCGCGCACGGCCTGAACGGCCGCTTTGCCGCCCGGACTGTCTCAGGTTGCGGCGGACAGTGCCTCGTAACGATCGACGAACGGGGCGAGATGCAGGCGGTAGGCACCTGCGGCGCCAACCGCCCCGGTATTGATCGGCTCGCGCACCTGCATCACGCTTGCCGTGGAGACCACGCGCTGCGTCTCGTGCGGACGGAAGACCTGCGG includes the following:
- a CDS encoding peptide MFS transporter, which produces MAQIEMTADQTPTPHRPEGPDPAGEWFGHPAQLKRLFTTEMWERFGYYGMRAILTLYLAKHFLFNDTTSTGIYGGFTALVYLTPLIGGLIADRYLGSKRSVKFGAILMAVGYFMLCFGGDAAKPYATIEGQRYEVTVTKTDAGEVRSVEMNGQRLEIAGNEDKSVSLKATDGTEARRIAPGGFESDGERSPLHITILLVGLSLVTVGNGFFKPNISTIVGTLYADGDRRRDAGFTIFYMGINLGSLISQFFCPILAESVGWWAGFGLAAIGMTFSWLLFQFDGGRLDGYGERPAGADPRKDWLIYGAALVCVPLFWFLFTNLMAYVPPAAGEGLVGYFLGLPIMGKLMFGTFLLAVPGILVWALAAGSRVEFQMMVAAMVLIVFNTVFWTLFEQAGSSLTLFAERNTQLEIGWTRPLFAMFRASPASYYLFFAILLGGLGWLLAWFFGQGEVPETRRKISLGFGIAMLAGFGGMLYARTQGFGSEPVYVMPAGQTQIFNALFIVTLAPVFSVMWNALARRGVEPSIPVKFALALMGVGGGFLLLVWGAQFADAQFRVGLAWLAGLYLIHSMAELCISPVGLSMITKLSMARIVGMMMGVWFLSIAVAQYVAGMVAQVASVETVGGQVTNLKVSLDTYVGVFTTIGWVSVGIGVVLLVVAVPLRKLMHGVT
- a CDS encoding GntR family transcriptional regulator, whose protein sequence is MSSSSRPVYLRLRDEIAAGIIDGRYPEGAVLPSVRAFATEQGANPLTVAKAYQQFQDEGLVTVQRGIGMFVAPGAATALLARERQTFLRDEWPEIAGRIRRLGLSLADLAELA
- a CDS encoding integration host factor subunit beta, producing the protein MIRSELLQALAKESPGMRSEEIERVVDVFFDEIAKRLAEGGRVELRGFGAFSTRERDARKGRNPRTGETVEVPGKKVPYFKAGKEMRQRLNAD
- a CDS encoding PilZ domain-containing protein, with translation MAHIDDQLPPQDGPDSAEQRTAPRFTLLIRAAKLIVDDEREFLCVIRDASISGLKIRLFNPLPDHKSLRIEMSNGDRYAVEQVWADGEYAGLQFLDEVGIERLLDESHGPFPKRQVRLRIRLDAVLHSGGEAVRVAFQDISQQGAGIECDKWLLMNELVRVETGVLPPIYAKVRWRSHPRYGLLFEQTFKLDELARIAAPLQTGDAQVAGRAANSRTA